The following proteins are co-located in the Paenibacillus sp. JNUCC32 genome:
- the bahA gene encoding bacitracin amidohydrolase BahA: protein MEIQKEKENEKGIAIIQRIVANRKRMQPLTPGWKGASLGLGGIAFILILIQADYLLTGHGFIKYIAGTFLFVLAIALISGLTALLLHGVKKLPSRYIWTLTGSLTLLVFCFIVPSKVSALFIACLAFVFSLFGALLYKIAAGSYRQVSKARRIGAMACLSLITIVIGAGSFWLIREGDEAAPAITLQQLKTSSRYEDSTMNNPAEQGPYPVQSLLYGSPDNYRKEFNQSGSLTTKTVDAAEFVEKWSSGRTKSLGFGPDALPLNGKVWYPEGEGAFPLVLIVHGNHLMNDYSDPGYEYLGKLLASKGYIFVSVDENFLNAAPYEDLFLVSALQRENPARGLLLLEHLKTWKGWNSDPDNPFYQKVDMERIALVGHSRGGEAVAIAAAYNKLGRHPDHGHIKFDYNFSIRSLISIAGTDGQYQPQGKPLPLQDVNYLSLHGAHDMDVNSLDAAKQYHRIRYTEGKDYMKSMIYVYGANHGQFNGGWNRGDGAGLANRLFNLRQIMPREEQETIAKVFISGFLDATLKDQRQYREMFTDLGYAKEWIPDNLYVGNVYDSGTTMIADFEEDIDLQSTTLPGGSLMGEHLRVWKEEKVRTKHGLADYSAVRLGWDTRGESEPASFTVTLPERGMETGTESSVVFSMADARGKDASGDPNELINATVSVEDKKGNQASLPLSHISKLPPVIEGKLLKWPFSNSGNISEPVFQSYDFPIRDFEQLNPDFNPQQLSKVRIQFNLTKRGTVLLSDIGIRS, encoded by the coding sequence GTGGAAATACAAAAAGAGAAAGAGAACGAGAAGGGCATTGCCATTATACAAAGAATCGTTGCCAACCGGAAACGTATGCAGCCTTTAACTCCTGGATGGAAGGGAGCGTCGCTTGGACTAGGAGGCATCGCCTTCATTCTAATCCTGATCCAGGCCGATTATTTATTGACGGGGCACGGTTTCATAAAATATATCGCGGGCACGTTTTTGTTTGTCCTAGCGATTGCCTTGATAAGCGGCTTGACCGCATTGCTGCTGCACGGAGTCAAGAAACTGCCAAGCCGTTATATTTGGACGTTGACAGGCTCACTGACCTTGCTTGTATTCTGCTTCATCGTGCCGTCGAAAGTATCGGCCTTGTTCATTGCATGTTTGGCCTTTGTTTTTTCTTTATTTGGGGCATTGCTTTATAAAATTGCAGCCGGAAGCTACAGGCAAGTCTCAAAAGCAAGGAGAATCGGCGCCATGGCCTGCTTGTCCTTAATCACCATTGTGATCGGAGCGGGCAGCTTCTGGTTGATTCGGGAGGGAGATGAAGCAGCTCCGGCCATCACGTTACAACAGCTGAAAACCTCAAGCCGGTATGAAGATTCGACGATGAACAATCCGGCAGAACAAGGCCCATATCCCGTCCAAAGCCTGTTATACGGAAGTCCTGACAACTACCGGAAAGAGTTTAATCAAAGCGGTTCGCTGACGACCAAAACGGTGGATGCAGCCGAGTTTGTCGAGAAATGGTCCTCAGGGCGAACGAAGTCGCTTGGATTCGGACCGGATGCCCTGCCGTTAAACGGAAAAGTATGGTATCCCGAAGGGGAGGGGGCATTTCCGCTGGTCCTGATTGTGCATGGAAACCACTTAATGAACGATTACTCCGATCCCGGTTACGAATACCTCGGCAAACTGCTCGCGAGCAAAGGGTATATTTTCGTCTCCGTGGATGAAAATTTCCTGAATGCCGCCCCGTACGAGGACCTTTTTCTGGTTAGCGCCCTCCAACGCGAAAATCCGGCAAGAGGTCTGCTGCTGCTGGAGCACTTAAAGACATGGAAGGGCTGGAACAGCGATCCGGACAACCCGTTTTATCAAAAGGTCGATATGGAACGAATCGCCCTCGTCGGTCATTCCAGGGGAGGCGAAGCGGTCGCGATCGCCGCAGCCTATAACAAGCTCGGACGTCACCCGGATCACGGCCATATCAAGTTCGACTATAACTTCTCGATCCGCTCTCTCATTTCCATTGCGGGAACGGACGGGCAGTATCAGCCGCAAGGCAAACCGCTGCCGCTGCAGGACGTGAATTATCTCTCTTTGCATGGAGCTCATGATATGGACGTCAACAGCCTGGACGCTGCCAAACAATATCATCGGATCCGTTATACCGAAGGCAAAGATTACATGAAGTCGATGATTTATGTCTATGGAGCCAACCATGGCCAGTTCAACGGAGGCTGGAACAGAGGGGATGGGGCAGGTCTTGCGAATCGTCTCTTTAACCTTCGTCAAATCATGCCGCGGGAAGAGCAGGAAACGATTGCCAAGGTGTTTATTTCCGGTTTTCTCGATGCAACGCTTAAGGACCAACGTCAATATCGGGAGATGTTCACGGATTTGGGTTACGCCAAGGAATGGATTCCCGACAACCTGTACGTGGGCAATGTTTATGATTCGGGGACGACCATGATTGCCGATTTTGAAGAAGACATCGATCTGCAGAGCACGACGCTGCCTGGCGGCAGCCTGATGGGCGAACATCTCCGGGTATGGAAGGAGGAGAAGGTAAGGACCAAGCATGGCTTGGCCGATTACAGCGCGGTTCGCTTAGGCTGGGACACGAGAGGAGAATCCGAACCCGCATCCTTCACGGTCACGCTGCCGGAACGCGGCATGGAAACGGGAACGGAAAGCTCTGTCGTATTTTCGATGGCGGACGCCCGTGGAAAAGACGCGAGCGGCGACCCGAATGAACTGATCAATGCAACGGTTTCCGTTGAAGACAAGAAAGGCAATCAGGCAAGTCTTCCCCTCAGCCACATATCCAAATTGCCGCCTGTTATCGAAGGTAAACTTCTCAAATGGCCGTTCTCGAATTCCGGGAACATTTCGGAGCCCGTATTTCAAAGCTATGACTTCCCGATAAGGGATTTTGAACAATTGAATCCGGACTTCA
- a CDS encoding HAMP domain-containing sensor histidine kinase has product MKTPNRLQRSLIGQYLYFFVTIAIIAALSLFILNAQIMNYFLDSTGQIKVEETKKGHSPATPEERYSDQQERVFYKMALQTLLLFLVLFAITVYAFGRRTASRLTTPLSSIADGIRNIAQGQYRKRLNFKASYELAQIQDDFNDMAERLERMEREKQELEESKQRMLIDISHDLKTPLTTIRGYIEALEAGVVDTEERRRQVLRLISDKASLMSELIDGIFDLSKLDSADVPFSVEFSDITEFTREIAAEYYEVFEDKQLVFRYDIPDREMRVPFNAIWLYRAVSNMLSNAWKYNPPGTTVELKLVIAENGVEIHVADDGAGIPDALKDRVFEAFVRGDTARTSDGGTGLGLAIAKQVAEKHGGKIRLTTTNGQTTFVLFLPSNM; this is encoded by the coding sequence ATGAAAACGCCTAATCGTTTACAGCGTTCGCTGATCGGACAATACTTGTATTTCTTTGTTACGATTGCCATCATTGCGGCGTTATCGTTGTTTATATTGAATGCGCAAATCATGAATTATTTTCTCGATTCAACCGGTCAGATAAAGGTGGAGGAGACTAAGAAGGGCCATTCGCCCGCTACGCCAGAGGAGAGATACAGCGATCAACAAGAGCGCGTATTTTATAAAATGGCTCTTCAGACCCTGCTTCTGTTTCTCGTTTTGTTTGCGATCACCGTGTATGCGTTCGGAAGAAGGACCGCTTCGAGGCTCACGACTCCGCTCAGCTCCATAGCCGACGGTATTCGAAACATTGCCCAAGGTCAATACCGTAAAAGACTAAACTTCAAAGCAAGCTATGAGCTCGCGCAGATCCAAGACGATTTCAATGATATGGCAGAGCGTCTCGAGCGGATGGAGCGGGAAAAGCAGGAGCTGGAAGAAAGCAAGCAGCGCATGCTGATCGACATCTCCCATGACTTGAAGACACCGTTGACTACCATACGGGGCTATATCGAAGCACTGGAGGCGGGAGTCGTGGATACGGAAGAGAGAAGACGACAGGTGTTGCGTTTGATATCCGACAAAGCCAGTTTGATGTCGGAGCTGATTGACGGCATCTTTGACCTGTCCAAGCTGGACAGTGCCGATGTTCCTTTTTCCGTTGAATTCTCCGACATTACGGAATTTACGAGGGAAATCGCGGCCGAATATTATGAGGTTTTCGAAGATAAACAGCTTGTTTTCCGTTACGATATTCCCGATCGGGAAATGAGGGTCCCGTTCAACGCGATCTGGTTATACCGGGCGGTTTCCAATATGCTGTCCAATGCATGGAAATACAACCCTCCCGGCACAACCGTGGAATTGAAATTGGTAATCGCAGAGAACGGGGTTGAGATTCACGTTGCGGATGATGGCGCCGGTATCCCGGATGCCCTAAAGGATAGGGTGTTTGAAGCTTTCGTTCGCGGAGACACGGCACGGACAAGCGATGGCGGCACGGGACTCGGTTTGGCGATTGCCAAACAAGTGGCAGAGAAGCATGGAGGAAAGATCAGGCTTACAACAACAAACGGGCAGACGACATTCGTTCTGTTTCTGCCGAGCAATATGTAA